The genomic region CCCTTGAGGACCTTAAAGGGGCTGGGTCTGGATCCAGGGATGGGCCATTACTGGGACTGGGATCTCTGGCTTAGGGCCTACCGCAAGGGGATTCCTTTCCGGTACCTGAAGGGCATGGGGGTTCGTATCCGCCTTCACGGGCAGAACCTAAGCGGCGCTAACCGGGAGGAACGCCGGTATGTTCTGGAATTGCTTCGGGTTAAGCACGGACTCCCACCCTTAGTGCTTAAGGACCATCTGGCCCTGGCCCTAGAGGGCTTGACCAACGTCTGACAGGTCCCCTTTAAGGTGGCAAGAGGAGGCCTCGAGGGGTCTCTTAAAGGGAGGTGGACGAGATGAAACGCCGGGACCTTTTGAAAGCCAGCGTGTTGGCCGGAGCCTTGGCCTTGGCGCCCAAGGTGGGGGCACAAGGGGCCCCGCAGAACACCCCTAGCCTTTTGGGCCGCAGGTACCGCAACCTGATCGTCTTCGTCTACGACGGCTTCTCCTGGGAGGACTATGCCATCGCCCAGGCCTACGCCCGCAGGCGGCAGGGGAGGGTGCTGGCCTTGGAGAGGCTTCTCGCCCGCTACCCCAACGGGCTCATCAATACCTATAGCCTCACCAGCTACGTCACCGAGTCCAGTGCGGCTGGCAACGCCTTCTCCTGCGGGGTGAAGACGATGAACGGGGGCCTTGCGGTCCATGCCGATGGCACTCCCCTCAAGCCCTTCTTTGCCGCCGCCAAGGAGGTGGGGAAGGCGGTGGGCCTGGTGGTGACCCCCACGGTTACCCACGCCACCCCGGCCAGCTTCGTCATCTCCAACCCCGACCGGAACGCGGAGGAGAAGATCGCGGAGCAGTACCTGGCCTTTGGGGCCGAGGTGTACCTGGGCGGGGGGGATCGGTTCTTCAACCCCGAGAAGCGGAAGGACAAGAAGGACCTGTACGCCGCCTTTGCCCAGGCGGGGTACGGAGTGGTGCGCACCCCGGAGGAGCTCCTCCGCACCAACGCCAGCAAGCTCCTAGGGGTCTTCTCGGATAGCCACGTGCCCTACGAGGTGGACCGCCGCTTCCAGGGGGTGAAGGTGCCAAGCCCCAAGGAGATGGTCCAGGCGGCCCTATCCAGGCTCCCCTCTTACCGCAACGGCTTTCCCCTCCAGGTAGAGGCGGGCCGTATTGACCACGCCAACCACTTGAACGACCCCGCCGCCACCCTCTGGGACGTGCTGGCGGCCGACGAGACCCTGGAGCTCCTCACCGCCTTTGTGGATCGGAACCCGGATACCCTCCTCATCCTGGTCTCCGACCACGCCACCGGGGTGGGGGCCCTCTACGGGACGGGCCGGAGCTACCTGGAAAGCTCCTTGGGCCTGGACCTCCTGGAGGGGCAGAAGGCCAGCTTTGAGTACATGCTCCGG from Thermus albus harbors:
- a CDS encoding alkaline phosphatase, translated to MKRRDLLKASVLAGALALAPKVGAQGAPQNTPSLLGRRYRNLIVFVYDGFSWEDYAIAQAYARRRQGRVLALERLLARYPNGLINTYSLTSYVTESSAAGNAFSCGVKTMNGGLAVHADGTPLKPFFAAAKEVGKAVGLVVTPTVTHATPASFVISNPDRNAEEKIAEQYLAFGAEVYLGGGDRFFNPEKRKDKKDLYAAFAQAGYGVVRTPEELLRTNASKLLGVFSDSHVPYEVDRRFQGVKVPSPKEMVQAALSRLPSYRNGFPLQVEAGRIDHANHLNDPAATLWDVLAADETLELLTAFVDRNPDTLLILVSDHATGVGALYGTGRSYLESSLGLDLLEGQKASFEYMLRALGNNPDAGQVKEAYRALKGVVLEDAEAQIVVEAIAKKAYRPDGVRYGVQPSNTLSWAMVQKDAKRPDRPNIGWSSGQHTASPVVLALYGQGLRPFHLGLLDNTHVFRLMGEALGIRYQNPVMSEDEALEILKARPVGMAHPEDVWA